From Synechococcus sp. A10-1-5-1, a single genomic window includes:
- the psbE gene encoding cytochrome b559 subunit alpha produces the protein MAAGSTGERPFFEIITSIRYWVIHAVTLPSIFLAGFLFVSTGLAYDAFGTPRPDAYFQAQDAKAPVVSQRYDAKSSLDQRLK, from the coding sequence ATGGCCGCCGGCTCTACGGGTGAACGCCCGTTCTTCGAAATCATTACGAGCATCCGCTACTGGGTGATCCACGCAGTGACCCTGCCGTCGATCTTCCTGGCAGGCTTCCTGTTCGTGTCGACCGGCCTCGCCTACGACGCCTTCGGCACCCCTCGTCCGGATGCTTACTTCCAGGCTCAAGACGCCAAGGCACCTGTGGTTAGTCAGCGCTATGACGCAAAGTCCTCGCTCGACCAGCGCCTGAAATAA